Genomic segment of Burkholderia pyrrocinia:
CCTTCCCTCACCCAACGATTCCGGGAGATACCCCATGACTGCCCTGGCTGGCAAAGTCGCGATCGTCACCGGCGGCGCCACGCTGATCGGCGCCGCGGTCGCGCAGGACCTGACCCGCGCCGGCGCGTGCGTCGCGATACTCGATCTCGATACGGAGAACGGCGCGCGCGTCGCCGATGCGCTCGGCGAACGCGCCATGTTCGTCGCGATCGACATCACCGACGACCGCGCGATCGAGCGTGCGGTGTCGGCGATCGCCGAACGGTTCGGCGCGATCGACGTGCTCGTCAACCTCGCGTGCAGCTACGTCGACAACGGCATCCACGCGACCCGCAACGACTGGCTCGCGGCGATGGACGTGAACGTCGTGTCGGCGGCGATGCTGGCGAAGGCCGTTCATCCGCACATGGTGCGGCGCGGCGGCGGCGCGATCGTGAACTTCAGTTCGATCTCGGCCCAATGCGCGCAAACCGGCCGCTGGCTGTATCCGACGTCCAAGGCGGCGATCCGCCAGCTCACGCGCAGCATGGCGATGGATCTCGCGCCCGATCGCATTCGCGTCAACTCGGTGTCGCCGGGATGGACGTGGTCGCGCGTGATGGACGAGATGACGCGCGGCGATCGCGCGAAAACCGATCGCGTCGCCGCGCCGTTTCATCTGCTCGGCCGGGTCGGCAATCCGTCGGAAGTCGCGCAGGTCGTGACGTTCCTGTGCAGCGACGCGGCGAGCTTCGTGACGGGCGCCGACTACGCGGTGGACGGCGGCTATTCGGCGATGGGCCCCGAGCAGGCGGTGCCGGCCATTCCGCGCCTGGCGGAATGACCGCCCGCCGCCACTCCCCGCAATCAATCCGGCCGGAATCCGGCCACCCAAGGACACGCTCATGAGACGCATCGCTATCGTCGGCGCCGGCCAGTCCGGCCTGCAACTCGCCTTCGCCCTGCTCGACCAGGGCTACCACGTCACGCTCGCGACCAATCGCGACGCGGAACAGATCCGCACCGGCAAGGTCATGTCGAGCCAGTGCATGTTCCATACCGCGCTGCAGATCGAGCGCGATCTCGGCCTGAACGCATGGGAAGAAGCGTGCCCGTCCGTCGAAGGCATCGGCATCGCGGTGCCGCACCCGGACGGCAACGGCCGCAAGGCGATCGACTGGTCGTCGCGGCTGACCCGCTATGCGCAGTCCGTCGACCAGCGCGTGAAAATGGCCGACTGGCTCGACGGCATTCGGCGCCGCGGCGCGGACGTGCGCATCTGCGACGTCGGCGTGCCCGAACTCGAGGAACTGGCACGCAGCCACGATCTCGTGCTGCTCGCGGCCGGCAAGGGCGAAATCGTCAACCTGCTCGGCCGCGACGACGCGCGCAGCGCGTTCGACCGCCCGCAACGCGCGCTCGCCCTCACCTACGTGAAAGGGATGGCGCCGAGCCAGCCGTATTCGCGCGTGCGCTTCAACCTGTTGCCCGGTATCGGCGAATACTTCGTGTTCCCCGCACTGACTACCACGGGCCCGTGCGAAATCATGGTGTTCGAGGGCATTCCGGGCGGCCCGCTCGACTGCTGGGCCGACGTGAAGACGCCCGAGCAGCACCTCGACAGGAGCCTGTCGTTCCTGCAGCAGTATGTGCCTTGGGAATTCGAGCGCTGCCGCGACGTCGAGCTCACCGATCCGAACGGCACGCTGTCCGGGCGCTTTACGCCGACGGTGCGCAAGCCGTTCTTCCGGCTGCCGTCGGGCCGCACCGTCTTCGGGATGGCCGATGCGGTGGTGGTCAACGATCCGATCACGGGCCAGGGATCGAACAACGCCGCGAAATGCGCGAACGCGTATTTCGACGCGATCGTCGCGCGCGATGCCGCGCCGTTCGGCGAGGACTGGATGCAGCAGACGTTCGAAGGCTACTGGGCCTACGCGCAGCATGTCGTGCGCTGGACCAACTCGCTGCTCACGCCGCCGCCGCCGCACATTCTCGAACTGCTCGGCGCGGCCGGTCAGTCGCCATCGCTCGCCGCCGCGATCGTCGACGGCTTCGACGATCCGCGCCGGTTCTCGCCGTGGTGGTTCGAGCCGTCGGCCTGCGCGGCGCTGATTCGCGAACACAGCGCGCGTGCGGAGTGACCGACATGGAAACGACCGTACCCGGCACTCCGGCCATCGATCCGATGCAGTTGCGCGCCGCCTTCGGGCAGTTTCCGACCGGCGTCACCGTGATCACCACGTGCGCGGCCGACGGACGCAAGGTGGGCCTCACCGCCAATTCGTTCTCGTCGCTGTCGCTGGATCCGCCGCTCGTGCTGTGGAGCCTTCGAAAGGTCGCGCCGAGCCGACCGGATTTCGTCGCGGCTACCCATTTCGCGATCAACATCCTCGCGCACGACCAGATCGACCTGTCGCGCCGCTTCGCGACGCCCAGTGCCGACAAGTTCGACGGCGTGCTTCACGTGGATTCGGACAGCGGCGGCGTGCCCTGCCTCGAAGGCGCCAGCGCGCGCTTCGTGTGCCGCAACGTCGGCCATTACGAAGGCGGCGATCACCTGCTCTTCATCGGCCGGATCGAGCAGTTCGACGCGATCGGCAAGGCGCCGCTCGTGTTCCATGCGGGCCAGTATCGTGCAATCTCCGATCACCCCGATCTTTTGTGCACCATTTGATTAGTTATACAAACAGATATCCAGGAGGTGGTGAACATGAAATTCGGCTCTCGCCTGCTCGTCGTCGCAGGCCTCGCGATCGCCGGCATGACCGGTCACGCGCCGGCCCACGCGACCGACCTGCCGTCGGTCAACCTCGGCATGACCAGTTTCCTCGACGGGATGCCGCCGGCCGGCTCGGGCTGGTACGGCACGCAGTACTTGCAGTACTACACGGCCGGCCGCGTCAACGACAACGCCGGCAACAAGGTCGGCCTGCCGAAGCAGGACATCGACCTGTTCGCGGGCTTGAGCCAGCTCGTCTACCAGTCGCCGCTGACGTTCGCCGGGATGCATCCGGGCCTCGACGTGATCCTGCCGTGGATCGCGTCCGCACGTACCGACGACGGCATCGGCAACGTCGCGCTGAATGCGCGTGCCGGTTTCGGCGATCTGCTGATCGGCCCGTTCATCCAGTTCGACCCGGTGATGGGCGCGCAGGGCCCGCGCTTCGCGCAGCGCGTGGAATTCCAGTTCATCGCGCCGACCGGCGCGTACGATCCGTCGCGTGCGATCAACCCGGGCAGTCATTTCTGGTCGTTCGACCCGTACTGGGCGGCGACGCTGTGGCTGACGCCGAAATGGACCGTGTCGTGGCGCCTGCACTATCTGTGGAACGCGACCAACCATCAGCCGGCCACGTCGCCCGGCCCCGACGTGACGTCGACCCAGGCCGGCCAGGCGATCCATGCGAACTTCGCGACCGAGTATGAAGTGCGCCCCGGCCTGCGGCTGGGACTCAACGGCTACTGGCTGCGCCAGACCACCGACATGAAGGAAAACGGGCAGGACGTGCCCGGTACGCGCGAGGCCGTGCTGGCGATCGGCCCGGGCGCCATGGTCAGCTTCTCGCCGCAGGATCACCTGCTGTTCAACGCGTATTTCGAGGTCCATGCGCGCAACCGGCCACAGGGGACCCGGATGGTGCTGCGTTATGTGCATCACTTCCTGTGATGCGGCAGTTCGCCGACATCCAGCGGCTCGCACCTGCGACGAAAGGGCGGCCGAAGCGCCGCGCACCGGGCAGCTGTTCGTGCCGTCATTCAATTTCGATGTCGAACGCTGCGCGTGGCGGCTATGCCGGCAACCTTCAGGGTTAGCAGTAGGGGGCAGCCGATGAGGGCGGTGGACTACGGCTTGTTCCATGGCCGACCATGGGTCCAGGATGCGTTGACGCCGCTATGGTCAACCTGTCTCGCGGCACCGCCTGGGGAGGGAGCCTCCATGAAGCCGGTTGCCGTGCCGGCCGACGCGTCGGTCAGGGCCGGCACGCAAAATCGATATCGATGCACGCGAAGCAGCACGTGTCCGCCGCTCACTGCGCAATGCTGACGAACGTCGGCAACAGCACGCGATAGACGTGAATCATGGCCGGCCCGAGCAGCACCATCATCAGCGCCGGAAAGATGCAGAAGATCAGCGGGAACAGCAGCTTCAGCGCGATCTTCGCGGCACGCTCCTCCGCGCGCATCCGCCGCCGCGTGCGCAGCATGTCCGACAGCACGCGCAGCGATTCGCTGATGCTCGTGCCGAAGCGGTCGGCCTGGATCAGCATCGCGCAGAACGACTCGATGTCCTCGACGCCGGTGCGCAGCGCGAGATTGCGCAGCGCCGTCTCCTTCGTGAAGCCGGAACGCATCTCGAGCAGCAGCAGGTCGAGTTCGCTCGCGACCACCTCGCTGCTGAACCGCAGCTCCTCGCTCACCTTCATCAGCGCCGCGTCGAGCCCGAGCCCCGCTTCGACGCACACCGTCAGCAGGTCGAGCGCGTCCGGAAAATCCTCGAAGATCTTCTGCTGGCGCACCTTGACCCGTTGCGACAGCACGATGTTCGGGATGTAGTAGCCGATCCCGGCGAGCGTCACGAGGATGACCGACAACAGCGCGCGTTCGTCGCCGAGCTCGGTCGTGATCAGCGCCAGCAGCGCCATGCACGGCAACGCGAGCGCGAGCACCGTCTTCGCGGCGAAATACAGCGCGGCCGCGCTCTGGTTGCGCCATCCGGCATTCATGAGCCGGATCCGCAGCGGCGAATTCTCCCAGCCCTCCTTCGGCACCGACAGCCTCGAGATCGGGGTGGACAGCTCGACCAGCTTCGCGACCCAGCGCGACGTCAGGTCGTCGCCGTCGCCCGGGCCCGCGACGGCACCCGCACTTGCACCGGCCCCGCCGGCCTGCTGGAGCCGGCGCTGGATGTTGCGCGGCGCGAACAGCAGCATCGCGACGAGCACGCCGCCGGCCACGAAGATGAACAAGCCGCCCAGCATCACGGCCTGGACCACGCTCAGGTTTTGCATGACAGCCTCGCAACGGTTCGTTATTCGACTCGCGCGTCAGACGCGAATCCGGACAATGCGGCGGATCCAGAACATGCCGCACAGCATCGACACCAGCATCGTGCCGACCATCCTGATCCCCGCCGGATCCTCCCATAGCACGGACAGGAACTCGCGATTCACCAGCGCCATCACCGCGGCGGTGCCGAACGGCAGCAGCCCGAGAATCCACGCCGACAGCCGCCCTTCCGCCGACAGCACGCGCACCTTGTCGAACAGCTTGAAGCGCTCGCGGATCAACCCTGCGATGCTGTCGAGCAGCTCGGCCAGGTTGCCGCCGGTCTCGCGCTGGATCAGCACAGCGATCACGAAGTAGCGCAGGTCCTGCACCGGCACGCGCGTCGCGAGGTTCATCAGCGCGTCGTGCAGCGACACGCCGTAGTTGACCTCGTCGAACGTGACGCGGAATTCGCCACCCATCGGATCGGGAAACTCTTCGCCGACCATCCCGAGCGCGCCCGTGAACGAATGACCGGAACGCAGCGCGCGCGCGATCATGTCGCAGATGTCCGGCAACTGCCGCTCGAGCTTGAGCATCCGGCGCGCACGGCGGCGCATCACGTACATCGTCGGCATGCACGCGGCAAACAGCGCGACCGGTAGCGCGGCGAGCTGCGGCAACGTGCCGATGCTCAGCGCAAGCCACGCGAATGCCGCGAACACCGCGCTGAGCACGATCAGCTTCGGCAGCGTCCAGTCGAGGCCCGATTGCAGGATCACGAGATCGAGCGCGTGCACGCGCGGCACGCGCAGCAGCAGCCGGTCGAACGGCTTCGAATCGTCGAGCATCCGCTTCTTCAGGATCGACAGCCGCTCCTGCGGCACGTTGCCGCCGGCCGACATCGCGCGAATGCGCGATTCGATCCGGCGCGCGGCGGCGCCGTGCCGCGCGTTCCACCATTGATAGGCGCCTTCGATCGCGAGCACGACCGCGACGAAGGTGAGAATCACAAAACCGTAAAAGATCGTGTTCATGAAGCCTCCCCGGGAGCAAGCGGCGACAGGCCGTCAGTTCGTCTCGTAGCGCTGGGACGGGTCGTAGAGCGAATCCGGCAGGTTGATGCCGAACGCCTGCAGCCGCTCGACGAACTTCGGCCGTACGCCGGTCGCGCAGAAGTGGCCGCGTACCGTGCCGTCGCGATCCACGCCCGTGCGCTTGAACGTGAAGATCTCCTGCATGTTGATGATGTCGCCTTCCATCCCGGTCAGCTCCTGGATGCTGACGATCTTGCGCTTGCCGTCCGTCAGCCGCGCCGCCTGCACGACCACCGAGATCGCCGACGCGATCTGCTGGCGCATCGTCTTCGGCGGCAGCGACAGGCCGGAGACGCTGATCATGTTCTCGAGCCGCGTCAGCGCGTCGCGCGGCGTGTTCGCGTGGATCGTCGCGAGCGAGCCTTCGTGGCCGGTGTTCATCGCGTTGAGCATGTCGAGCGCTTCGGCGCCGCGCACTTCGCCGAGGATGATCCGGTCGGGACGCATCCGCAGCGCGTTGCGCACGAGCGTGCGCTGCGTGATCTCGCCCTTGCCCTCGATGTTCGGCGGGCGCGTTTCGAGCCGCAGCACGTGCGGCTGCTGGAGCTGCAGCTCGGCGGCGTCCTCGATCGTCACGATCCGCTCGTTGCGCGGAATGAAGCCGGACAGGATGTTGAGCAGCGTCGTCTTGCCGCTGCCCGTGCCGCCCGACACGAGCACGTTCACCTTCGCGCGCGACAGCGCGTCTAGCAGCTCGGCCATCGGCGGCGTCAGGCTGTGGAAGCGCACCAGGTCGTCCATCTTCAGCGGGTTGACCGCGAAGCGCCGAATCGACATCAGCGGCCCGTCGATCGCCGACGGCGGGATGATCGCGTTCACGCGCGAGCCGTCCGGCAGCCGCGCATCGACCATCGGGCTCGATTCGTCGATGCGGCGCCCGACGCGCGACACGATCTTCTCGATCACCTTCATCAGGTGCGCGTCGTCGTAGAACGTCACGTCGGTCAGTTCGAGCTGGCCGCAGCGCTCGACATAGACCTGCCGGTACGTGTTCACCAGGATGTCGGAGATGCCGGGGTCGCGCAGCAGCGCTTCGAGCGGGCCGAAACCGAACATCTCGTCGTACACGTCGATCGCGAGCTGCCGCCGCTCGATGTCGTTCGCCGGCACCCGCTCGTCATCGAGGATGCGCGCGATCAGTGCGGAGATTTCCTGCCGGACCTGATCCTGCGGCATCCGCGACAGGCGTTCCAGCTCGACGCGTTCGAGCACGGCCGCGTGAATGTCGCGGCGCAGCTTCTGGTATGCGTCGCGTACCGACGAATGCGTCGGGCCGGCCGATTCGCCGCCCGCCACCAGCGGCTGGGCCCGGTGCAAGGACATCTGTTCGCGCAATGACATGATGGTTCCCCGAAATAGTTACATGGACTTGAGCTTCGGCGTGGCCTTGCGGCCGAACAGCCGGGACATCAACGGTTCGCTTCGCGCCGCGCGGTGTCCCGCGCGCACTTCGCCGTCGACGAGTTGTTTGGCGCAACCCTGCAACGCACGCGCGACCGCGGTGCCGCGCGCGAGCCGCGACACCGGATGCCCCTGGTTGATCGCTTCGAGCACGGTGTCGGCATCGTCGGGAATCGTGCAGGCGGCCTGCAGGCCGAGTACTTCCTCGAGCGCGGTGCGGGTCCGGTCGCTCGCGCGCGTCGCGCGGTTCACGACGAGACGCATCTGGTCGGTCGAGTAGCCGAGCGACACGAGGATCTCCAGCAGCCGGCGGCCGGCGCGCACGTGCGGCATCGCGGGCTGCAGCACGATCTGGATCTGGTCGCTGCGGTCCAGCGCGACCATCGACAGCGGATTGATGCCGACGCCGACGTCGAAGATCACGAAGTCGTAGCGCGGCGCGGCGACGCCGAGGATCCATTCGAGCGCATCCTCGCGCATCTCGGCGGCCTTGACCGGATCGCCGGCGCCCGCGAGCACGTGGAAGTTCTCGGTCACGTGCGCGACGCTCGCGTCGAGAAACGCGCTGTCGAGCCGCTCGATCTGCGCGCAAAGCTGCGGCAGCGTCGACGGCGGGGTTTCGTCGCTGACGAGGAACGCCGCATCGGCGAATTGCTGGTTCAGGTCGATCAGCAGCACGCGGCGCTTGAAGCCCTCGGCGATCTCGAACGCGACGTTGCTGGCGACGAAGCTCGTGCCGGCCCCGCCCTTGCACGACATGAACGACACGACCCGCGTATCGTCGACGTCGCTCCGCGTGCTTTGCGCGGCGGCACGCTCGAGCGCGTTGCCGAGCGCCTGCCGATCGAGCGGCCACTGCAGCACGTCGCGAGCGCCCGCGCGCATCGCGTCGAGCAGCAAGCGCGGCGACGCGTCCGCCGTCACGAGGATGCAGGTCAGGCTCGCGTGAGCGCGGCAGATCCGCTCGATCGCGGACAGCTCCGACGGGTCGAGCGACGTGCCGTCGACCAGCAGGATGTCGAATGCGTCGAGCCCGTCGGTGCGATGCTCGATCTGCGACGGTCGGCCGGTCGCGCGCGTCGCGCGATAGCGTCCGCAGTCGGCCGCGAGGCGCGCGATCTGCGTGAGCCGCACGGTATCGTCGGAAGCTACGAGGATATTGATCATGTTGTGTGCCTCGTCTGTTCGATCAATTGCAAGCGGTGCCGCCGGTCGCGGAGGTCAGGCTTTCGCGCGGCAGCGTGGTCGTGAACGGCGGCATCGTGACCGTGACGTTCACGAACGGGATCATCGTCTTGACCGTGACGTTCGTGACGCTCACGGTCACGAACGAGCAGGTGTTCACGTCGCAGCTCGCCGGCGTATAGCTGACCGACACGTTCGCGTCCGACAGCAGCGGCAGCAAGGACTTCACGCGCTTCACGACACCTGCCGCGTTCACGTCGCAGACCACCGCCGTGCGCGCGCCGAGGCGCACGGCCTCGCTCGCGGTGTTCCAGTAGAACAGCACGCGGCCGAATTCGAAGATGCCGATCAGCAGCATGATCAGCACCGATGCGATAAGCGCGAACTCGACGATCGCCGAGCCGCGTTGGGCGCGCCGGCGCGACAACGGAAAATGGCGCGCGCTCATGACACTTGCCTCATCACGGTGATGATGTTGCCGAACGTGATCGACTTCAGCCCCGGGTACGCGGGAATCGGCTGGTACTTGTAGCCCGTGACCTTCACTTCGACGAGGTTGATCGCGCCTGCCGGCGTGCCGCTCGCCGCGTTGTTGTTCGCGTCGTAGGTCGGCAGGTTCGCGAACTGCGCCGGGTCGGACGCGTCGCTGCAACCGGTCGTATGCTGCGCATCGCAAATGGTCACCATCGAGGTCGTGAGCCCCGGCACCAGCTCGGTGCCGGACGCGCCGCAGGTCGTGCTGCCGTAGACGACGAGGCACTGCGCCGCCGACACCGGATACGCGCTGTCGGTCGGCAGCCAGATCGACAGGTAGCGCGCCGCGTCGCGCGTCGCCTTGGTCAGCGTCTCGTACTGGTAGATCGCGCGGCCGAACTCGGCCACGCCGGTCGCGAGCATGATCATCGGCATCAGCACGAGCGCGAACTCGACGGCAACGGCGCCGCGGGTGCGCGAACGGCGAAACGGGGGCCTTTTCATGATCGCCTCTCCCTATTGAACGAGCATCGGCACCTGGACCCCGGACGCGCTGCCGTCGCCGGGCAAGCCGTGCGTCGCGCACGGATTGTTGCCGGAGACGGACGAACCGAGGTATTCGAGGTGGGCTATGACCCCGCCGCTGCCGGGGCTGAACGGCACAGGATCGAGCATCAGCACGCAATCCCATTGCGTGACGTGCACCTTGCCGCTGCTTCCGCTCAGCGTCGAGCAGTCGCCTTCCGGCGCGAGCGCGACGCGGCGATCGCCGCCGTTGCTCTGGTAGTTGCTCGCCGTCACGGTGCCGTTGGTGGAGATCCCGCTGCCCGCCGGCGGCGCGCCGTCGCCCTGGTAGGGCTTGTAGTTCGTGCGATCGGTCACGAACTGCGTGTACGCGTCACCCTTGATGCCCGCCGTTCCGGGCGGCCCGTAGTTCGGGCCGACATACGCGTAGCCGGTGAAGTCGGGCTGGCCGCTCGAGCCGTTCGCGCCGTTCGTATAGATGCCGAAGCGCGTATTCCAGGCGCGCAGCGACGCCGACTTCAGGCCGGTGCTGCCGAGGTCGGGCGGACTCTTGATATTGCAGGTGTTGCCCGACAGCTCGCCCGCGATGGTCGGTTCGTTCGTCGAGCCGTCGAGCGCCGCCCAGCCGAAGTTGCCGGGCCCGTAGGTCGAACCGGACGGCGACGTGATCCAGTCGCCGACCTTGTAGGACGGCGCGCCCGTCGCGCGGCACACGAACACCGGAATCGCGCAGGTCGTCTGCCCGCCGCCGACCGTCGCGATCGCGCTCGCCGACACTTCCGCCGCGTTCGCGAGCTTGGTGCCCGGCAGCACGTTCAGCACCTCGATGAACCAGTGCGCGATGTTGCTCAACGTCGCGGTGCACTGCACGTACTTGATGTTCGCCGGCGTCGTGACCGAGTTCTTCGTCAGGAACGGGTTGGACAGCGAGTCGCTGAACGTGACGTTCGAATTCGTCGACATCTGCACCGAGTTTTTCTGAAAGAACACGAAATTCAGGTGGCCGGCGGCGATGCCGTTCGCCTCGGCAACGGACAGGCTGATGGCCGAGGTCAAGTCGCGCGCAGCCGACAGCGCGCACGCATCGGCGCTGTTCTGCAGTTCGCTGCGCGTGACGTACAGCTTGCCGAGGTCCAGCGCGAGACCGACGAACCCGATCATCACCGCCAGTGCGAGACCGACGATGATCGCGACGGCGCCGCGCTGGCGATGCAGGCCGCGACGCGTGACTTTCGGATAGCGAGCTGCGCTGGACATGGCGTTCTCCCTGAGCGTGCTGTCGTTACTGGCTGGCCTTGCCGATGCCGATGACGAATGCATTGGCTGGCGGCTGGAGCTGCTTGAACGATTTGTCGTAGTTGTCGAGCGCGGCCGCGGCGGCGCCGCCGTCGACCCCCGACGCCGATGCCGTGTGTTCGGCGGCATGCGGGTCGATGATCTGGGCCTGCATCACGGTGCGAACCGAGTCGCCGAAGCGGCTGTCCCACACCGGGCTCGACGACATGCAGCCGGCAAGCGCGAACGCGAGCGGTGCGGCAAGCGCCGCGCGGCGCACGAATACGAGGTAGGCGGATTTCATGAGCTTCCCCTGAATGGTTTCAACGATCGGTGGACTGGGGTTCCGAGCGCGCGACCTGCGCCCGGGCAACCGCGGGCACCCGGTGCTTCGGTCGCGCCGCCTGCGTCGCCGGCGTGTCGGGGCCGGCCGCCGCGAGACGCGCGGCGGCGGCTTCGATACGCGCGATGCGGGCCGCGTTTGCCGCATTTGCCGTGTCGGGCCGCGGCGCGATTGCCGCCACCGGTGCGGGCGTCTTCTGCGGTTCGGCCGGCACCGGCGGCTGCGCGTCCGTGCCTTGCGGCGCGCGCGGCGCGGGCAGTGCGGCGGCCTGACCGGCCGGGGCTTCCGATTGCGGTGCCGGAGCCGGCGCCGGTGCCTGGGCCGGTGCCTGCGGTGCAACCGCCGCGCCGCTCGCGGGTTGTGCACCCGGCTTGCGGACCCCGCCGCGCCCTTCCATGTTGCCCGTCGCATAAACGTCGGCTTCGTTCGGCTTCGAGAAGCTGTCGGTCGGCAGCGGCACGTCCGCGGTCTGCAGTGGCTTCACCAGATGCGGCGTGATCAGGAAGATCAGCTCGGTGCGATCCTGCTGGAACGACGTGCTGCGGAACAGCGCGCCGAGCACCGGCACTTCGCCGACACCCGGGATCGCCTTCAGCGCGCCGCTCGCGTTGTCCTTGATCAGCCCGCCGATCGCGAACGATTCGCCGTCGCTCATCTGGACCGTCGTCGAAGCACGCCGCGTCGTGATCAGCGGCAGGATCGACGTGCCGCCGATGTTGGACGCGCTCAGCGTGACGCCCGTCTGCGACAGCTCCGACACTTCCGGTGCGACCTTCAGGCTGATCCGGCCGTTCGCCAGCACCGTCGGCGTGAACTTCAGCGCGACGCCGAACTCCTCTTCCTGCAGCGTGATCGACGAAATGCCGTTGCCGCTGCTTTGCGGGATCGGGATGAAGATCTTGCCGCCGGCGAGGAACGTCGCTTCCTGGCCGCTGATCGTCACGAGGTTCGGCTCCGCGAGGATCTTGACGAGGTTGTCGGTGTTCTGCGCATCGGCCGTGATGTTGAACGGCTTGTTGTTCGCCTTGCTGAAGGCGACCGCGCTCGAGACGCCCGCGAGCAGGCTGCTGACCAGCGCGCCGCTCCACGAGCCGAACCCGCCCTGGATGTTGAGCGCGCTGCCCATCTGGTTGATCAGCGTCTTCGACACCTCGGCCACCTTCACCTCGAGCATCACCTGCTGCGGCGACGTGACGCTCAGCATGTTCAGCACGCCGCCGCCCGGCTTGCCGCCCGCAGCGGGGTCGCCGGCGCTGTCGCCGTAGGCGTGCGCGATCTGCACGGCCTGCTGCGCGGCCTGCGAGCTCGACACGCTGCCCGCCAGCACGATCGTGCCGGCGGCGGTCGACACATGGATGTCGCGCTCGCTCGGCATCAGCTGCAGCAACGATGCCTGCAGGCCACCGGCATCCGCGCCGACCGCGACGTCGATCACGCGGCATGTGCCGCTCCTGCCCTGCACGATCATGTTGGTCGTGCCGACCGACAGCCCGAGGATGTACAGCGTCTGCGGCGACACCATCGTCGCCTGCGCGACGGCCGGGTTGCCGATCGTCCGATTGCGGACGGGCTCCGGCATCGGCACCAGCAGCGACTTGCCGAGCGGCACGCTGATGCTGGTCGACTCGCGCACGGCACCGATGCAGTTCGGCCCGCGCAGCGGCCCAGCCGTTGCGGCAGCCGCGGCGACCGGTACCGGCGCCATGCTGATCGTCATCTGCATCGGCCCCTTGCCGACCGCGGCCGGCGCGCTGGCGCCGCCCTTCGTCAGCACGCCCGCTTCAATCCCTTCCTGGGCCAGTGCGCCATAGACGGTCAGCCATCCTGAACAGAGGATCGCGGCCATCATCGTGCCCCGTGCGACGCGCGTCCGCAGTGGGCCGGTACCTGTGCATTGCGGTTTGATCTTCATTTCGTCTGATCCCCCGAGAGACCGGCGCCGTGCCGGTTGTCGACTTCCAAGGCCGTCGTGCCCTGCTGGCGGCCGATCTGTTTATGTGGCTGTATTGATCTGTTTCAGAAACATTCGACGCTGCCCTTCACGCCCGCCAGCACGCCGACGCAGTCGCGCCGTACTTCCGGCGCCGCATGCGACGCGACGTGCACGCGCACCGTCCGCACGCGGGCGGGCGCCGGCGCCGCTTCGGGCACGGGTTCCTTGCCGAGCAACGTCAGCTTGGTCGCGCCGTCCGTGTTCAGCGTCTTCTGGTCGACCTGGTTGCGCAGCACGAGCGACAGCGTGCCGACGCTGCGCGCGAGGTCGAGCCGTTCGGCCTGGTCGGGCGTGACTTCCAGCGTCACCGCGTTGACGACCTTCGGTGCGGTGTCGTCGCGGCTGACCTGCTGCGCGACGGCGAGCACGAGGATGTGCTCGAGCACGATCTTGGAGATGC
This window contains:
- a CDS encoding type II secretion system F family protein produces the protein MNTIFYGFVILTFVAVVLAIEGAYQWWNARHGAAARRIESRIRAMSAGGNVPQERLSILKKRMLDDSKPFDRLLLRVPRVHALDLVILQSGLDWTLPKLIVLSAVFAAFAWLALSIGTLPQLAALPVALFAACMPTMYVMRRRARRMLKLERQLPDICDMIARALRSGHSFTGALGMVGEEFPDPMGGEFRVTFDEVNYGVSLHDALMNLATRVPVQDLRYFVIAVLIQRETGGNLAELLDSIAGLIRERFKLFDKVRVLSAEGRLSAWILGLLPFGTAAVMALVNREFLSVLWEDPAGIRMVGTMLVSMLCGMFWIRRIVRIRV
- a CDS encoding styrene monooxygenase/indole monooxygenase family protein yields the protein MRRIAIVGAGQSGLQLAFALLDQGYHVTLATNRDAEQIRTGKVMSSQCMFHTALQIERDLGLNAWEEACPSVEGIGIAVPHPDGNGRKAIDWSSRLTRYAQSVDQRVKMADWLDGIRRRGADVRICDVGVPELEELARSHDLVLLAAGKGEIVNLLGRDDARSAFDRPQRALALTYVKGMAPSQPYSRVRFNLLPGIGEYFVFPALTTTGPCEIMVFEGIPGGPLDCWADVKTPEQHLDRSLSFLQQYVPWEFERCRDVELTDPNGTLSGRFTPTVRKPFFRLPSGRTVFGMADAVVVNDPITGQGSNNAAKCANAYFDAIVARDAAPFGEDWMQQTFEGYWAYAQHVVRWTNSLLTPPPPHILELLGAAGQSPSLAAAIVDGFDDPRRFSPWWFEPSACAALIREHSARAE
- a CDS encoding type II secretion system F family protein; the protein is MQNLSVVQAVMLGGLFIFVAGGVLVAMLLFAPRNIQRRLQQAGGAGASAGAVAGPGDGDDLTSRWVAKLVELSTPISRLSVPKEGWENSPLRIRLMNAGWRNQSAAALYFAAKTVLALALPCMALLALITTELGDERALLSVILVTLAGIGYYIPNIVLSQRVKVRQQKIFEDFPDALDLLTVCVEAGLGLDAALMKVSEELRFSSEVVASELDLLLLEMRSGFTKETALRNLALRTGVEDIESFCAMLIQADRFGTSISESLRVLSDMLRTRRRMRAEERAAKIALKLLFPLIFCIFPALMMVLLGPAMIHVYRVLLPTFVSIAQ
- a CDS encoding SphA family protein, which gives rise to MKFGSRLLVVAGLAIAGMTGHAPAHATDLPSVNLGMTSFLDGMPPAGSGWYGTQYLQYYTAGRVNDNAGNKVGLPKQDIDLFAGLSQLVYQSPLTFAGMHPGLDVILPWIASARTDDGIGNVALNARAGFGDLLIGPFIQFDPVMGAQGPRFAQRVEFQFIAPTGAYDPSRAINPGSHFWSFDPYWAATLWLTPKWTVSWRLHYLWNATNHQPATSPGPDVTSTQAGQAIHANFATEYEVRPGLRLGLNGYWLRQTTDMKENGQDVPGTREAVLAIGPGAMVSFSPQDHLLFNAYFEVHARNRPQGTRMVLRYVHHFL
- a CDS encoding SDR family oxidoreductase; amino-acid sequence: MTALAGKVAIVTGGATLIGAAVAQDLTRAGACVAILDLDTENGARVADALGERAMFVAIDITDDRAIERAVSAIAERFGAIDVLVNLACSYVDNGIHATRNDWLAAMDVNVVSAAMLAKAVHPHMVRRGGGAIVNFSSISAQCAQTGRWLYPTSKAAIRQLTRSMAMDLAPDRIRVNSVSPGWTWSRVMDEMTRGDRAKTDRVAAPFHLLGRVGNPSEVAQVVTFLCSDAASFVTGADYAVDGGYSAMGPEQAVPAIPRLAE
- a CDS encoding flavin reductase family protein; translation: METTVPGTPAIDPMQLRAAFGQFPTGVTVITTCAADGRKVGLTANSFSSLSLDPPLVLWSLRKVAPSRPDFVAATHFAINILAHDQIDLSRRFATPSADKFDGVLHVDSDSGGVPCLEGASARFVCRNVGHYEGGDHLLFIGRIEQFDAIGKAPLVFHAGQYRAISDHPDLLCTI